A stretch of DNA from Hippopotamus amphibius kiboko isolate mHipAmp2 chromosome 5, mHipAmp2.hap2, whole genome shotgun sequence:
TCCTGTGTTCCTAAATGAACCCTCACCCTTCTCCCTGGGAAAATGCCCATTCCCTCCAGGTGGCTATTAGGAAACAAAAGAGTGGAAATTTAATTTGCACTAAGTTGATCTGACTGATACAGCAATGTAAGTAATTGCATTAAATTTCTTAGCTGAAAGGGTTCTTAGCAATCTCAGGTGATTTTTGAGATTTTGTTGAAGGCCAAGTGAAATCTTAAGCACTCTTTCAACATGCGAATTGTTGATTCCAGGGAGAGCATTGCCTGCCCTTACAGCTGCCTTGAATCCATCCTTATGGGGCTTTTTTGGAACAACAGTTGTCAACTACTAATTACACCTTTCATTCTAAAGGAAACTAGGGTACAGATTAAGGGAAGtgattgcccaaggtcacaagacTGGAGATTGCCAAGGCTGGAAACTGTCCCCAGGTCCCTTGACCTCTAGCTAATGTTCCTGTCCCTGCCCAACAGTGTCTGGGTATCTATCTCTCAGACCTCatccttttttttcagattttaaaaaaatttttattttatttattattattacttttggctgcattgggtctttgttgctgtgcatgggctttctctagttgctgtgagtgggggctgctctttgttgaggttcatgggcttctcagtgtggtggcttctcttgtggagcacaggctctaggtgctcggacttcagtagctgtggcacgcaggctcagtagttgtggtgcacgggtttagttgctcctcggcatgcggaatcttcctggagcagggattgaacccgtgtctcctgtattggcaagaggattcttaaccactgtgtcaccagggaagtcccacagacCTCATCCTTACCGCCAACTCCAAACAGTTATCATCAGCTCTGCCATTCTGGTAACATAAAGAACATTCATCACACTCTCTGCACTTATCCGTACTTCCCTTGTGCCTTTCACCCCTCAGGAGCAGGCAGGAGTTTTTCTGATCTGCTTCATGCTGGAAGTTACCCCTTTCCTACTGCTGCTAATTGTTTTTTACAGCTAATTTTTTTCCACCTGCCGCTGGCTTTGCTGAGATATGATTGACGTACAAATTTTCCTGTTAATTTTTACCACCCAATTGCTGCTGAGAATAAACGCAAAAAAGAGGGCAGAGACACACTTCAGATTCTGCTCATTGCgcgttttcatttttaattaaataaatcaagTAAGCCATCAGGTGATGGGTTCACATTCTGTTCTGCAAAGCAGATCCTGACTAGCAGTGGCCACCAGCTTTCTGAAGGCAGCCCCTGTATTTCCAGGAGATTGTAGCCACGGCAAGAACATCTGGGATATTGATGGCAAGGGGGCTGGGAGCAACATGGCCAAGCAGGCTGAGCTACATGCTACACATGCACATGTGGACACATATGTACATACCTTGGCCACATATGGCCATGAAGAGGTATCCTGTACTATGTGGCCATGAAACATGACATAGGGCCATAACTCTTGGCAAAAAGAGTTTGCAGGATCCAGGAGGGAACAAGGCAACCAGTCAGACTTGGCCTAGAAAGCACAGATGAAATGGAGATTTTAGGGGGTGCCCAGTTCAAGTCCAATGTTAGAAAAAGCAAGGTACATAGgtcattttatttcacaaataaaatacCTGGTCTACAATATGAGCTAGGCCCTGAAGATGGCCCCATGTAATCTTGGAAACATGTAACTAATTAGCTCCCCATGCACAGTATGGAATGACAAAGGTCACAAGACCCTAGGATCTTGAAGTTCTTAAGACATCTGCATTTGCCAATTCTGCTTCATCCTTTTGAGGTAAAGAGCAACTTCTACTCTAGCAGTTGAAAGGCCATATGGTTGCTTTCAGGAAACCCTGGGCCTCCTCTCTCCCATGTGCTAGGAATCTTCACAGGCAAACCCATTAACTTTGGATCTCAGAGGATGCTCCTTCTTTAAATTTGTGCAGACTGACAAGATCCACTTCTTCTTGGATCTCATCAGTCTGTAAAAGTTCAAAGAAGGAGCATCCTCTGTAGGCCATCtgttcccccacccacccctccctgcctcaggaaCCCACCTTTGCTTTCAGCCTTTGGGGATGAGAGTGGGAGAGGACTGCCTTGGGGACAGAACCATCCAATCTTACGCCCCTGTCTTTCCTAATCCAGGGCCTCTTAAGGGATAGGTCTCATAGTCAATTAACACAGAACCAGGGCTGGAAGAGATCTATAGGGTCAGGACCAGACTATCTGATGCTTACATCTCCTGTCTGCTCTCTAGACCAAGCATACATCTTCTGGGACAGGGATCCCCTGGAGCTCATTCAGAGAGCAGAGGCGGAAGGGAAAGATGTCATTGTAAAGGGTTGGGTGGGTCCTCTGCTCTTAAGGGTTTGGTCAGCAGCTGCCCCATTAGACCAGCCTCTGGCatagctcccaggctgagggtaCTGGCAGACAAACATTTTTCTCTGTTCATTTAGTTACTTATTTGCAAGTGAGTGCATCCCATAAAGGGACAAAAGGCTAGAATTTTCTCATGTCTCTCAACCTTAGTAATAACTTGGCGATAACCTGCAGAGGCTGTGCTACAGGGATCTGCACAtctgcttcttctttttccctctccgTGGGACTCAGGAATCCTGCCCCCAAAAATCCTGCTCCCAAAGACCCTTCCCCCAGTGTCCTCCAAGGTTTATAAACAAAGCCCAGAGGAGAAGCCAGGAACGGACAGTGGTGGCGATGGCCTAAGAGTGTTGGACACTGCCCTGTCTCACCAAGACCTGGAATGTTCTGAACTATTTTTATAGGCTGGGCTAAAGAGGTCttcatgaagagaaagaaaatgagtaaaCGCTCATTGCTGAATGAGCCTCTTGTTCCGGGGAAGCTGGCGGCAGAGGTGAGGCCTCAATGCTCCCTCTGTCTCCAGGCAGGTGGGTGCTGCAGAGGGGAAGGCTCCTGGAGGGGGTGGTGCAGTGAGAGCAGAGAAACCAGGTCTGGCCTGGCTGGAAAAGGAGGCACTAGCTCCCAACTGGACCACCTTCCCTAGCCCAGCTCCCTGCTGAAAACCCCTCATGGGTGACTCCAACCAGGTCCCATGGAGCACAGAGTCAGCAGTCACCCCACCCTGTCCTCCCTAATCCCCAAGGGTTTCCAGAGCATTGCTGATCCCAAGGCAACACTCACTTGAGCTGTGTCCTATTTCAGACACCTGGACAAAGGTAATACAGCAGAAAGGACCTTCCTGCCGCATCTTCAAATCAACAAGAGGAAACCGAGCTAAAAAAATACCCTGCAGCCATCGTGACTCCCATGCTCTCAGTTTTGTCCTCTCGTGTATTCTGAATCGTCTTGACGTGTCCTTGTATGTATGAAGTGAATGCTTTCTATTATTGTCTTTCTTGATTTGGGTACAGCTTTGAGTCCCtgcaagtaataaaatattttccgtCTCttctttttcacaaaataaataaattaagtcaACCTGCAGTGTACAAACTGTCACTGTCCTGAGACGTCCCAAAGGTCCATTCTCGGCACAGTTCTCAGAGCTCAGGGGTGGAGGCCCTGGccccagagagagaggaaggaagggaggaaggaaggaaggaaggaaggaaggaaggaaggaaggaaggaaggaaggaaggaagggagtctGCTGTCCACACTAGGAGGGCCCCAGGGCAGGCCCTGGATAGAGGTGcctgccccccaccacccccaggtgGGGAACAGtggagggagcagggcaggggctgggggagaatgGCCAGCACTTCTGGGCCTGCCAGAACCATCCTGGCCCCACTCTGCCCCAGGATCAAGTTTTCAGAGCTAGAGTCCCTTTGGACCCCAAATTAGAGCCAGTTCCCTGCACAATTTATTCTTGGACTAGAAAACCTACAGACTTCCGTGATTGGCTGAATCCATGGTGATGGAGACCCAGCAGCTCAAATGCACTGATTGCAATGGATCCCACAAGATGGCCACTGTCCTCACCTTTTCAAAGGCTGGCCTGCTGCCAGGACACATCCCTCCCTTCCCTATGGCAACACTAGCTAGACTCAGATCCTGTATTTCCCTGCTTCCCATAATACTCAAAACAAAACTCAGCCCTCTGGGCTTGACAATGGGATGGATCTGATACAGAGGTTGTCCAGGAAATCAGAAACAGCCCTTAGTGAACTGCTGATACTTCCTGCAAGTTCTGAGGTGGTACTGAGTTCTGCTCCCgtttggggtgggagtggggaaacGCTTCCCCTTTGGGGACATCTGCTGCTTGGTCATGGGCCTCTGACTCCCCAGGAAATATGTCAGGACCTGGGAAAGATGTTCAGATCTGGCTTCTTCTCGGGGAGGGGGTGAGGATTGCTAATTTATGCTGCCTCTGGCCACTCAGCAAAGAACGCTGGTGGTTTCTGAGATTTGTTCCACATGGGTTCCAACAGAAAAGCCCATGGGCACTGTGGGCTGCCATGTGGCCACCTAGGCTCTGATCCTTCTGGCGgaaggctcctcctcctcctcttctgcctctagCAGGAGCCAACGTGCTCCCCACTGGTCCTCCCAGCCCCCCTCAGCCCCTCAAGCCCACACTGCTTCCAAGCAGCACTCCTGCAGAAACAAATCTGAAAACACAGCCACAAGAGACCAAAccataaataacttaaaaaaaaaaaaaaaaacataaaccaCTCAGCCCATCCCACATTGAGCAATACTCTTCCCAGAGCCCTAAAGAAGGAATTTCAGACACTAACCACATAACCATGACGACCAACCATGTGGCTGACCTCTGTCCCCTGTCTTCTCAGGGGAGGGGGTATCCTGATATGACTTCTCCCCCAAAAGCACTCTAATTCCTTCTGGGCCTTGCCCCAGAGAGGCCTGGCTGGAAATAACAGGACTTGAGAGCTGCCTTTTGCCTCCAGGGACCACAGATGCTCCTGCCACTCACGCCTGAGGCAGCCTTCAAATATGGACATGCTCTTGGGAAGCCAGCTGAGCTAGGACTGGGCCTTCGGGCTGCAGTCACACGAGGGTCAGCCACGCCATTTCGAAACATGCTGCCTGCTGGCAGCAAGGACATGAATGGGTCAGGGGAGGTAGCCACGAGAATCTAAGGTGGGCAGAGGCCATGGACTTGGCAGTTCTGTATCCACCATTCAGCCTCAAACTTGGATGGGGACCAGGGTCATGGTCCGTAAGTGTATATCATTCCCCCATCCCTGATTAACTCTAAAAAGGTAACCAAAGTCTCCTCTTTAGGTGTGTTATACAGATAAACACTGTGGGCGTAAAGCGATGGGGAAGATCCTTTTCtgcgtgtatgtgtgtttctGCCTATGTGTGGTGTGAGTGTAGGTATCTGTCTTTATATGTGCATGTTTGTTTTGTAGCCCTATATAGAACTGACTTCACCTCTCCCCTGGAACCCACCCAGATGTCACACTGGATTATGGAGAAATTCAGAAACTGAAATTCCGTACACTGGGTACAGCAGGGGGTCTGAGTGTGACTAGTCAGTGCCCGGAACCCCTTCCGGTTGTTAAATATTTGTGGACTCTGGCCCACTGGGTCTGTGGGCATCCACGTGTGTTTCATGTATGtttgggatgtgtgtgtgagagagataaagaaggagggagagggggagagagccagagagagagagagagaagagtaagGCTTGTCAACAGGCCCGGGCCTGCCTGGGTCTGCTCAGGAGACCACAGCCCCTTAGGTCTGCGTTTGACAGCCCTCAAAACAGCCACTGTCCTGTTCTCACCAGGAAGCCCCACGCCTACAGCCGCGGCGGGAAGCGAGCGGACTGCGGGCCTACTTCTACTGCGCAGGCGCCGCCTCGGCCCTGCACGTCTGCCCGCCCGCCCTCCGCGGCAGCGCCGCCGCGGTCTCCCCGCTGGCGGGGTGAGGCCGGTGGGGCGGGACGGGACTTTCACCAGGAGGGGCGCTGGCCGCCCCGGGCGCCCTACGTGACCCAGAAGGTGCCACGCTCCTCCAGCAGGCTGACGGAGCGGTTGGAGAGCGAGGCGGCGTCCTGCACGGGCCTGTAGCCAAAGAGGCGCATGGCGGGGCCGCAGGCGGCCTGCACCACCTGCGCCAGCTTGAAGGGCATGCTGAAGCGCCACTTCTCGAACTGCTCCGAGGAGTTCTTCTGCGTGGAGTAGATGCCGTCGTGGGCCGCCTGCGTGTTCTTCTGGATCCAGTCCTCCACCTGCGGGGTCAGGGGAATGCCGGCAAAGCGGTACATCTCCCGGGCCTTCTGCAGCGGCCGCAGGGCCACGTCCTCATAGCGCACCAGCATGTAGCGGCCCCGCAGCCAGGCCGGCTGCCTCAGGCCCAGCTCCGCGGACAGGCGGATGCTCTCGCAGTTGCCCTTCAGCCGcagcacctcctcctccctcagctgGTCCTGCCCCTTGGCCAGCCACTTCTTCCAGGTCTCGTACTTGTCGGCGAAGGCCACCATGCGGGAGGCCAGCACGGCGCGGGGGTCGCGCACCAGCTGGATGACGCGCAGATCCAGGCGGGGGTCCTCGGCCAGCGGCTGCAGGAACTCGAGCTGGCGGATGCGGACGGCCTTGATCGCCATATGCTCCTTGTGGCGGCAGGCCTGGGCGGCCAGAGTCATGTTGAGGGGGCCGCAGCGGCGGTTCTTGCAGGGGTACTTCTCGAAGACCTTCTTGACGAGGGGCGTGCAGACGGGGTCCTCGCAGAGGGAGCGGCTGGAGCCCCGGCGGAACACGAACTGGGTCAGGTGGTCCTCGGGCGCCGGGATGATGAAATGCTCCAGGATGTACAGGTCGCACAGGAAGAGCTGCTTGAGCACGTCGCGGTAGACCAGGGCCGAGCCCGCGGCGTTGGCGCCGCCCTGCTCGAAGGACACCGTGCGTTCTATGTGCCACAGCGGCTCGAAGAGGTAGAAGATGTTGCCCTGCTGGTTGAAGAATTCGCCCACAAATGAGGAGCCGGTGCGCGTGGTGGCCATGAGGAGCACGTGGCGCCGGGGCGGGGCCTTAGCGGGCGCGCCGGGCTCCAGCTGCTCCTGCTCTAACTCGCGGGCCGCCAACTCCTCCTCCTCGGCCTCCTCTGCTGGCTCCATGCCCAGCTGCAGACTGAGGTTTCGCAGGCGGCTCTGCAGCTGCGTGAAGGCCGAATCCAGCTCACTCAGGGACAGGAGGGATGCGTTCTCGGCCAAGACCAGGGCTGGGTCGGTGCTATTGGCATCCACCAGGGATTGGGGGATCTGCTTCAGTTTGTCAGAGACCCTGTGAGAACAAAGAGATACTCGGGTCAGTGACTGACTGGGGACTCAATCCCCTGTGCCACCCTAAGGAGCATCTCAGGATGATCACCCAGAAGCCGACTTGGAGGGAAGGACTTGAGTgtaagtagtttatttgggacaCAATCCCAGGAAGAACGGCTACAGGGGCAGGGAAGTGaggcagggaggaaaggaagaccAAAAGGGTGAGCAGGCTATCCCTGTGGCCAACTCGTTCGGCCGGAGGAACCCCAGGAGGTAATGTAGATAGAACACACCTCAGGAACCTCTCACCCAAGGGGTGTGAAGCTCCCAGGTGGCCTTGGCTGAGAGCACCTCCCAGAGGCATTTTCTCCCCAGGACTTCTGGCTTGCCAGTGTGCAGGTGGAGAGCATGCCCTCAGGTGGAGAGTTGCAGGGGCTTGCAATAGGACCCAGTAGGCACAGACTAGAACAGTCCACGCTGAGGAACCCACTGACATAGTGCCTACTCCACAGCCCAATTCCTAACCTGCCCATCTTGGTTGATGCTTTCTTGCAGGGGTTGTGCCTCAGAGAGAAGGTCTATGAAATCCTTCTGTCTAGCAGGGCCATTGCACACACATACTGCCAACTCTAGGGGGCAGCATTCCCAGCACAGCCAGTGTGAGTGCACACCCCTGGAGCTGAGCAATACACAACCTGGGCAGCTGAACATGGCAGCCCTGCACACCAGGCTATCTGTACCAGGACCATGCCTCACCCTCATCCATGACTTCAGATTGGTATAGGAGATACGCTATTAATGTGAGGCATCATCCTAGGCCAGgaagttaataataataaccatgGCCAGCAAGTACAGGACAccaactatgtgtcaggcactgagctaaatacttttacattttattatttaatctttacaacaaggCAGGCCCCATCGTTAGccacattttacagaagaggaacttaagacagaaaagtgaaagaatttGTCTAAGCTGTCACAGCTAGAAAGGGCCagagtcaggggacttccctggtggtccagtggttaggactccatacttccactgcagggatcatgggttcaatccctggtgggagaactaagatcccgcaagagGTGCGctgtggctaaaaaaaaaaaaggaagggggtgCACAATCAGGATTCCAACTCAGGTTGCCTGAGTCCGGAACCCAGGTCTCACTGCTGTGCAGTCATGTGGCTGGGGGCATGACCTACTGCCTGGGCACAGGAGGGGCCTGATGATGACTGGCTAAGGGATTGCCTTTGTAGGTCCACAGGGAGCCCTACAGCTacctctctgcccccacccatcCCACCTTGATAAGGAAGACTTGTGCTTGCATCCCTCACcttgatatgattttattttccttttcaatgaagacaaaaaccaccaccacaaaaGCCAGGAAAAGGGCATATTTGCTTCTCATTCTCAGGCTGTGCAGAAGGTGTCGGCAGTCCTGGGGCAAAGTGAGTCCTTTCTCCATGGGGAAGGGTAGGGCTGTGGGCACTCAGCTCGGGGGCATCACTCAGGACCTGGCTTGTCGTTCAGGTGGGGGACACCTGGTCCTGTGGAGAGATGCGCAGTCAGGACACCGTTGTCTGTAGATGAGAACAAAGAGGAGCCTTTCTGCCAGACTTCTGGGGACCCCAGCCCTGTTAAGCAGCCAGAACCCCAGACCCACTCTCCCAATGGACTCTGCCCCAGAGACTTGAAATCAGGTCATTTAAAATGCTGATGAACCTTCTGATTCATCCATGTCACTTCCATTAATTTATGCTTTGACCTCACACATTACTGAAAGGCAAGTATATGAAAAGAATGCTCCTTGCATTATACATGTTTGCAATCGCAAAAGAGTACAAACATCTAAATAAAAACTGATGGAGCAAGCAATGGATTATTATGCAGCCACAAAGAATAATGAGGTGGATCTACTAGTGCTGAGGTGAATAATCTACTATATGtattagaattatatatatataatgatgtgtatatatattatagataagCAAGCTGCAGACAGTGTGTGTTTGTATAGGATAGGGTTTCTTagtctcagcactattgacattttttaaaattaatttttattggagtatagttgatttataatgttgtgttagtttctgctgtacaagaaagtgaatcagttatacatatacatatatccactcttttttagattctttttccatataggtcattacacagtattttttttaaaataaaatacattatttttattggctgcattgggtctttgttgctgcacatgggctttctctagttgcggtgagtgggggctactctttgttgcaggtcacatgcttctcattgtggtggcttctcttgttgcagagcatggcctctaggtgcatgagcttcagtagttgtggcatgtgggctcagtagttgtggtgcacgggcttagttgctccgtggcatgtgggatcttcccagaccagggatcaaacccatgtcccctacattggcaggcagattcttaaccactgcgtcaccagggacgtcccattacacagtactgagtagagttccctgtgctatacagtagaccattattagttatctattttatatagagtagtgtgtacatgtcaaacccaatctcccagtttatcccccgctcctttcccccttggtaaccataagtttgttttctacatgtatGACTCTattgctgttttgtaaataagttaatttttatcctttttttagattccacatataatctatatcatatgatatttgtctttctctgtgtgacttacttcactcagtatgacaatctcaaggtccatccatgttgctgcaaatggcattatttcattcttttttatgtcagCACCGTTGACATTTTGGGTCAGATCATTCTTTGTTGAGGGGGCCATCCTGTGCACCGTAAGACGTTtaacagcatccttggcctctacgcATTAGATAACAGTAGAATCCCCTCTGCTCAGATGTGACAATCAAAAaggtctccagacattgtcagatGTCCTCTGGGCAGGGAGTAAGTACAAAATCATCCCAGGTTGAGAACCTCTGATGTAGTATGAtcccatttgaaaaataaaaattaagggagagaaaaatgtaaatgctaGATACAAATGGATTGTGACTGCAGGGATACACAAGGCCTATAATAAAGGGACGGGTAGGTCAGGAGAGAAGGGTGGGATGAGTCTTAATGTTTGCTGGGTAGCGTTGTGCACTGTTAGAAATTTTACCATGCAgatgtataaatttttaaaaattaactaaaggTTTTCCACCATAACATGTGAATTCTAACAAAATCCTTCACATGGCCTTGGCCTTCAGGTCTTAGCTTCGTGGGGTAGCTTCCCCTGGGATAGGTTAGGGCCCCCTCGGCCCCACCACAGTACAAAGACTCCCTTTAGCACCTGAGACTTTGTCATAAAGCAGACCCACTTATAATGACCTCAGTGCTGATCATCCCTTTGTGGAGGGCAGGGAGTTTGTCTGGGCCCCTCATTATCCCTTAGCACTGCGCCAGGCACACAAGGGACACTCATGTATGGCTGCTAAATGAAAGAATGGTTAAAGgaataaatgactttttttttaagatataagtGACTCAACGGaaagtgtatattttttttaatttatttttttaaaaattatttatttatggctgctttgggtctgttgctgcgtgtggactttctctagttgcggtgagcgggggctactcttcattgcggtgcttcggcttctcagtgcggtggcttctcttgttgaggagcacaggctctaggtgcacgggcttcagtagttgtggcacatggactctaaagcacaggctcagtagttgtgcacggccttagttgctccgaggcatgtgggatcttcccggaccagggatcaaacccgtgtcccctacattggcaggcagattcttaaccactgtgccaccagggaagtccctatatttttaaaagctggaggAAATACACCATTGCCCAATGGAGCCTGAATCACCATTCCTTTCATTTATCCTCACCATCACACAGACACCCATCCCGTACCACAAGCCCCAAGAATCGAGCACAACCCCCTTTTCTAAAAGTCTGTCTCTTTCTCCACAAGGACCCCCATCCATGGGAAACAGTCTGCTTCAAGTTTGGAAAAATCTTATTGTGACTTTGTGCAGGGCATCCAGGACCATCCTTCTTTCTGGGAAAGATGGATTTCTTCCAAGCTGATGTTGACATGGGGGAGTGGGAAGGCGGGAAGGAGGGTCCCAGGGCTGCATCTTCATCACACAATAGAAGTGGCTTTAGGGACAGCCAGAAAATCTATATTCTGGAGAAAGCAGTGAGACTTGTGAGAAGACAGATGTATACCCTGGCAGCTGGAGTGGAGTTCCTCAGCTGTGCAGGGCAGAGTGGTGGTGGGGCAGCGGGCAGCTTTCCCTGGCAGAATGCTGGGGTGCTTTGTGAGTGTGGGTAGGTGGAGAGGAGCCAGGAGGGAAGAAGGGCTGCAAGGCCAGTTCAAGGGCAACTGAATATCTTTGCCTCTTCCTAATTCTTCTGGGCCATTTCCAAGGCACTCATCAAAGAAATATCTCCTGAGCACCTACTCTCTGCCAgtctaggcactgaggatacagagCAGTGAACAAGCCACCCGGCCCATGCCCTCATGGGGCTTACACTCTGGTTGAAACAGCCAACTAGAGGGGTATGCGTAGATGAAATTGATTGAAATTTATAAAGTTACTACTCTGTGCCTGGTGCCTTGCTAAGcacttgatttgcatttcctcatcTCACAAAATCCCTATTAGGTAGTGaccatcccattttacagctgaggaaactggggttgagagagattaaataatttgcccaaga
This window harbors:
- the CHST3 gene encoding carbohydrate sulfotransferase 3 is translated as MEKGLTLPQDCRHLLHSLRMRSKYALFLAFVVVVFVFIEKENKIISRVSDKLKQIPQSLVDANSTDPALVLAENASLLSLSELDSAFTQLQSRLRNLSLQLGMEPAEEAEEEELAARELEQEQLEPGAPAKAPPRRHVLLMATTRTGSSFVGEFFNQQGNIFYLFEPLWHIERTVSFEQGGANAAGSALVYRDVLKQLFLCDLYILEHFIIPAPEDHLTQFVFRRGSSRSLCEDPVCTPLVKKVFEKYPCKNRRCGPLNMTLAAQACRHKEHMAIKAVRIRQLEFLQPLAEDPRLDLRVIQLVRDPRAVLASRMVAFADKYETWKKWLAKGQDQLREEEVLRLKGNCESIRLSAELGLRQPAWLRGRYMLVRYEDVALRPLQKAREMYRFAGIPLTPQVEDWIQKNTQAAHDGIYSTQKNSSEQFEKWRFSMPFKLAQVVQAACGPAMRLFGYRPVQDAASLSNRSVSLLEERGTFWVT